A single region of the Massilia sp. erpn genome encodes:
- a CDS encoding inner membrane protein YpjD has product MQTYFLIAAALLYVVCAVLPARQATLIAAVTGLAWVLHGITLSFDVMEPGSLRIGFATMASSALWISVGAYWLENRNFQLDGLRRMVMPCAAISVALEALFPGALVSLEGRSGMLPWHIAIATLAYSTLTIAAFHAVLMALQESRLHTRSERAGFLWAALDQLPALLTMEKLLFRMIGLGFLLLSLTVLSGVVFSEELFGRALKWDHKSVFTLLSWLLFASLLAGRHFRGWRGKTALSFTLAGFATLLLAYVGSRFVLEVVLHRGFA; this is encoded by the coding sequence ATGCAGACTTACTTTCTGATCGCAGCCGCGTTGCTGTATGTTGTATGTGCCGTCCTGCCTGCCCGCCAGGCTACGCTGATTGCCGCCGTGACCGGCCTGGCTTGGGTGCTGCACGGGATTACGCTGTCGTTCGATGTGATGGAGCCCGGCTCGCTGCGCATCGGCTTTGCGACCATGGCATCGTCGGCACTGTGGATTTCGGTGGGCGCCTACTGGCTGGAGAACCGCAATTTTCAGCTCGATGGCTTGCGCCGCATGGTGATGCCGTGCGCGGCGATCAGCGTGGCGCTGGAGGCGCTCTTTCCCGGCGCCCTGGTGTCGCTGGAAGGCCGCTCGGGCATGCTGCCCTGGCATATCGCCATTGCAACCCTCGCCTACAGCACGCTGACCATCGCGGCTTTCCATGCGGTGCTGATGGCGCTGCAGGAGTCGCGCCTGCATACGCGCAGCGAGCGCGCCGGCTTCCTGTGGGCGGCGCTGGACCAGCTGCCGGCCCTGCTGACCATGGAGAAGCTGCTGTTCCGCATGATCGGCCTGGGCTTCCTGCTGCTGAGCCTGACCGTCCTGTCGGGCGTGGTCTTTTCCGAGGAATTGTTTGGCCGGGCGTTGAAGTGGGACCATAAATCGGTCTTCACCCTGCTGTCCTGGCTGCTGTTTGCGTCGCTGCTGGCGGGCCGCCACTTCCGCGGCTGGCGCGGCAAGACGGCTTTGAGCTTCACGCTGGCCGGGTTTGCGACCTTGCTGCTGGCCTATGTCGGCAGCCGTTTTGTTCTGGAAGTGGTTTTGCACCGAGGATTCGCATGA
- the ffh gene encoding signal recognition particle protein, producing the protein MLDNLTQRLAKVVKTMRGEARLTESNTAEMLREVRLALLEADVALPAVREFISKVKEKALGEEVISSLTPGQALVGVVQRELAAIMGADLGAEAAQLSFAQQPPAIILMAGLQGVGKTTTVGKLAKYLKEEKKKKVLTVSADVYRPAAIAQLQSVTGQVGADFFPSTAQDKPVDIALAALDWAKKHYHDVLIIDTAGRLGIDEEMMREIAAVHGAVKPVETLFVVDAMLGQDAINTAKAFNDALPLTGIVLTKLDGDSRGGAALSVRHITGKPIKFAGVSEKLDGLEAFDPSRMANRILGMGDILALVEEARKGVDAKAAADLAAKIKVGGKFDMNDFKAQLGQMKKMGGMANLMDKLPAQFQQAAGSANMDQADKQVRRMVGIIDSMTPMERAKPELIKAARKRRIAAGAGVQVQEVNRMLNQFEQMQTMMKKLSGGGMMKMMRSMKGMMPGMR; encoded by the coding sequence ATGCTAGACAACCTGACCCAACGCCTTGCCAAGGTCGTCAAGACCATGCGCGGCGAGGCCCGCCTGACCGAGTCCAATACCGCCGAGATGCTGCGCGAAGTGCGCCTGGCACTGCTGGAGGCCGACGTCGCCCTGCCGGCCGTGCGCGAGTTCATTTCCAAGGTCAAGGAAAAGGCCCTGGGCGAGGAAGTGATTTCCTCGCTGACGCCGGGCCAGGCGCTGGTCGGCGTGGTGCAGCGCGAGCTGGCCGCCATCATGGGTGCCGACCTGGGCGCCGAAGCGGCCCAACTCAGCTTCGCCCAACAGCCGCCCGCCATCATCCTGATGGCCGGTCTGCAGGGTGTGGGTAAGACCACCACCGTCGGCAAGCTGGCCAAATACCTCAAGGAAGAGAAGAAGAAAAAAGTGCTGACCGTGTCGGCCGACGTGTATCGTCCAGCCGCTATCGCCCAGCTGCAATCGGTGACCGGCCAGGTCGGCGCCGACTTCTTCCCTTCCACCGCGCAGGACAAGCCGGTCGACATCGCGCTGGCCGCGCTGGACTGGGCCAAGAAGCATTACCACGATGTGCTGATCATCGACACCGCCGGCCGCCTCGGCATCGACGAAGAGATGATGCGCGAGATCGCCGCCGTACACGGCGCGGTCAAGCCGGTGGAAACCCTGTTCGTGGTCGACGCCATGCTGGGCCAGGATGCGATCAATACCGCCAAGGCCTTTAACGACGCCTTGCCGCTGACCGGCATCGTGCTGACCAAGCTCGATGGCGATTCGCGCGGCGGCGCGGCGCTGTCGGTGCGCCACATCACCGGCAAGCCGATCAAGTTTGCCGGCGTCTCGGAAAAGCTCGACGGCCTGGAAGCCTTCGACCCATCGCGCATGGCCAACCGCATTCTGGGCATGGGCGACATCCTGGCCCTGGTGGAAGAAGCGCGCAAAGGCGTGGACGCCAAGGCGGCGGCCGACCTGGCGGCCAAGATCAAGGTCGGCGGCAAGTTCGACATGAACGACTTCAAGGCCCAGCTGGGCCAGATGAAGAAAATGGGCGGCATGGCCAACCTGATGGACAAGCTGCCGGCCCAGTTCCAGCAGGCGGCAGGCAGCGCCAATATGGACCAGGCGGACAAGCAGGTGCGGCGCATGGTCGGCATCATCGATTCGATGACGCCGATGGAACGCGCCAAGCCGGAGCTGATCAAGGCCGCGCGCAAGCGCCGCATCGCGGCCGGCGCCGGCGTCCAGGTACAGGAAGTCAACCGCATGCTGAACCAGTTCGAACAGATGCAGACCATGATGAAGAAGCTGTCCGGCGGCGGCATGATGAAGATGATGCGCAGTATGAAAGGCATGATGCCCGGCATGCGCTGA
- a CDS encoding ABC transporter substrate-binding protein: protein MKLNKIAKTLALAALTMAGSAQAQEVVRLGNLKFAHYGAVSYIKEIAPKCGIKVEEHVFAKGLDVMQAIIAGELDVGSTASEAAISGRAGGAPIYVVAGFAKGGARLVGRTDLKMKTVRDLKGKKVGVTRGGIQEVLLLAELQQAGLTASDQPGKDVQIVFLAYADLNQALLGKNIDAMMQSEPQSSQSINKGFGTEIIKPYDTPIGEPVRTMVMTEKFYKERRPVAEKFMRCFVEATRTFIDKPDVAEKYVREVVFKGQITKDDFQDAISNSPYSYDISPEHIQVTTDVMAKTGVGKMAKPPVAKEWVKTDLLDQAKKSLNVK from the coding sequence ATGAAACTGAATAAGATCGCAAAGACCCTGGCGCTGGCGGCGCTGACCATGGCGGGCAGCGCCCAGGCGCAGGAAGTGGTGCGCCTCGGGAACCTGAAATTCGCCCACTATGGCGCCGTCTCCTATATTAAAGAGATCGCGCCCAAATGCGGCATCAAGGTCGAGGAGCATGTCTTCGCCAAGGGGCTGGACGTGATGCAGGCCATCATCGCCGGCGAACTCGATGTGGGCAGCACCGCCTCGGAAGCGGCGATCTCCGGCCGCGCCGGCGGCGCGCCGATCTATGTGGTGGCCGGTTTCGCCAAGGGCGGCGCGCGCCTGGTCGGCCGCACCGATCTGAAAATGAAAACCGTGCGCGACCTGAAAGGCAAGAAGGTCGGCGTCACGCGCGGCGGCATCCAGGAAGTGCTGCTGCTGGCCGAGCTGCAGCAGGCCGGCCTGACCGCCTCCGACCAGCCGGGCAAGGACGTGCAGATCGTCTTCCTCGCCTACGCCGATTTGAATCAGGCGCTGCTGGGCAAGAATATCGACGCCATGATGCAGTCGGAGCCGCAATCCTCGCAATCGATCAACAAAGGCTTCGGCACCGAGATCATCAAGCCTTACGACACGCCGATCGGCGAGCCGGTGCGCACCATGGTGATGACGGAGAAGTTCTACAAGGAGCGCCGCCCGGTGGCCGAGAAGTTCATGCGCTGCTTTGTCGAAGCCACCCGCACCTTCATCGACAAGCCTGACGTGGCCGAAAAATATGTGCGCGAAGTGGTCTTCAAAGGCCAGATCACCAAGGACGATTTCCAGGATGCGATCAGCAATTCGCCGTATTCCTACGATATCTCGCCCGAGCATATCCAGGTCACGACCGACGTGATGGCCAAGACCGGCGTCGGCAAGATGGCCAAGCCGCCGGTGGCCAAGGAGTGGGTCAAGACCGATCTGCTGGACCAGGCCAAAAAGAGTCTGAACGTTAAATAA
- a CDS encoding M48 family metallopeptidase — MEHEVAAARYFDGKTSRAHRVEVRVQDGMLHLSGEAERACPLDQLRVSERSTHAVRKVTFDDGAYLEAVDRTAFDRLLHASGHGDSWVVRAQQSWRGTALAVIATLALLGAVYLYGLPAAATVVARHLPVQAERMLGSGMLEMLDRHVFVQSDLPAARQAALRTAFAGLRSPEPGAPAYRLLFRKSGIGPNAFALPSGDIVLTDELAELLPDDGAVMAVLAHELGHLHERHLTRRVIQGSAVAAVTTLVFGDASAIIAGVPALLLDLRYSRDAERDADDYAAAMLRHNGLPLTHLEHVFEVLEKLDKNASGYLSSHPITSERLARLRNARP; from the coding sequence ATGGAACACGAAGTAGCCGCCGCCCGCTATTTCGACGGCAAGACTTCGCGCGCCCACCGCGTGGAAGTGCGGGTGCAAGACGGCATGCTGCATCTGAGCGGCGAGGCCGAACGCGCCTGCCCGCTGGACCAGCTGCGCGTTTCCGAGCGCAGCACGCATGCGGTGCGCAAGGTCACCTTCGACGACGGCGCCTACCTGGAAGCGGTGGACCGCACGGCCTTCGACCGGCTGCTGCACGCCAGCGGCCATGGCGACAGCTGGGTGGTGCGCGCCCAGCAAAGCTGGCGCGGCACCGCGCTGGCAGTGATCGCCACCTTGGCCCTGCTGGGCGCCGTCTATCTGTATGGCTTGCCCGCCGCCGCCACGGTGGTGGCGCGTCACCTGCCGGTGCAGGCCGAGCGCATGCTGGGCAGCGGCATGCTGGAGATGCTGGACCGCCATGTGTTTGTCCAGTCGGATCTGCCGGCTGCGCGCCAGGCCGCACTGCGCACCGCTTTTGCCGGCCTGCGCTCGCCGGAACCAGGTGCGCCCGCCTACCGCCTGCTCTTCCGCAAAAGCGGCATCGGCCCGAACGCCTTTGCCCTGCCATCCGGCGACATCGTGCTGACCGACGAATTGGCCGAACTGCTGCCGGACGATGGCGCCGTGATGGCCGTGCTGGCGCATGAACTGGGCCATCTGCATGAACGCCACCTGACGCGGCGCGTGATTCAGGGTTCGGCGGTGGCCGCCGTGACCACGCTGGTGTTTGGCGATGCCTCCGCCATCATCGCCGGCGTCCCGGCCCTGCTGCTCGACCTGCGCTACTCGCGCGACGCCGAACGCGATGCGGACGACTACGCCGCTGCCATGCTGCGCCATAACGGCTTGCCGCTGACGCATCTGGAACACGTCTTCGAAGTGCTGGAAAAGCTGGACAAGAATGCCAGCGGCTACCTCTCCAGCCACCCCATCACCAGCGAACGCCTGGCCCGCCTGCGCAACGCCCGCCCCTAG
- a CDS encoding ABC transporter permease, giving the protein MAKFSWREAAVGLVVPALVIAAWQAVATLGWVNPQVLPSPLAVVQKWIEYLLPLQPYSEGNWLAWALSGELIHDAMGSLYRVLVGFAIGAGLALPVGLAMGASNRVYAWLNPLVQLLRPIPPIAYIPLSILWFGLGNPPAVFLIALGAFFPVLMNTIAGVRQVDGIYIRAARNLGASGTTMFLRVILPAAVPYILSGVRIGIGTAFIVVIVSEMIAVNNGLGFRILEAREYFWSDKIIAGMISIGLIGLAIDVLMNRLNNHLLRWHRGLEN; this is encoded by the coding sequence ATGGCGAAATTCTCATGGCGTGAAGCGGCCGTCGGCCTGGTGGTGCCGGCGCTGGTGATCGCGGCCTGGCAGGCGGTGGCCACGCTGGGCTGGGTGAATCCCCAGGTGCTGCCCTCGCCGCTGGCGGTGGTGCAGAAATGGATCGAATATCTGCTGCCCTTGCAGCCTTACAGCGAAGGCAATTGGCTGGCGTGGGCCTTGTCGGGCGAACTGATTCACGATGCCATGGGCAGCTTGTACCGCGTGCTGGTCGGCTTTGCCATCGGCGCCGGCTTGGCGCTGCCGGTGGGCCTGGCCATGGGCGCCAGCAACCGCGTCTACGCCTGGCTCAATCCCCTGGTGCAGTTGCTGCGGCCGATTCCGCCGATCGCCTATATCCCCTTGTCGATCCTGTGGTTCGGCCTGGGCAATCCGCCGGCCGTTTTCCTGATCGCGCTGGGCGCCTTCTTCCCGGTGCTGATGAACACCATCGCCGGCGTGCGCCAGGTGGATGGCATTTATATCCGCGCCGCGCGCAATCTGGGCGCTTCCGGCACCACCATGTTCCTGCGCGTGATCCTGCCGGCGGCCGTGCCTTACATCCTGTCCGGCGTGCGCATCGGCATCGGCACCGCCTTCATCGTGGTGATCGTGTCCGAGATGATCGCCGTGAACAATGGCCTGGGCTTCCGCATTCTGGAGGCGCGCGAATACTTCTGGTCCGACAAGATCATCGCCGGCATGATTTCGATTGGCCTGATCGGCCTCGCCATCGACGTGCTGATGAACCGCCTGAACAACCACCTGCTGCGCTGGCACCGCGGCCTGGAGAATTAA
- a CDS encoding sigma-54 dependent transcriptional regulator — translation MSSPRVLVVDDEADLRELLEITLVKMGLDVDSAENLGQARSFLTRHEYALVLTDMRLPDGLGLELVREVSAACKNTPIAVVTAFGSAENAVVALKAGAFDYVSKPVQLDQLRVLVQSALKVNQAPPPAVPSQGPVRSRLRGNSAVIQALRAQIGRLARSMAPIAITGESGSGKELAAREIHAQSSRAERPFIAVNCGAIPEALMEAEFFGYRKGAFTGASDERDGFFQAAHGGTLMLDEVADLPLAMQVKLLRAIQERRVRKIGATAEEPVDVRIISATHQDLARCVEEGKFRQDLFYRLNVIELSLPPLRERLDDLPELTGAILERLGSFGGTPVLGAGVLEALRAYSFPGNVRELENILERALAFSSDGVIDAADLALKGAAPGRAAPPAGQPVAAGLPAPAGNTAPAGPQAAPADPAPHAAPQAAPAPQAAAAPPVEAPPDAAPLAASPGAPALPPPLDVLPSNLPDYLAQIERAIILRALAQTQFNRTQAAQLLGISFRQLRYQMQKLNIQEPES, via the coding sequence ATGAGTTCTCCCCGTGTCCTGGTGGTCGATGACGAAGCGGACCTGCGCGAGTTGCTGGAAATTACCCTGGTCAAAATGGGCCTGGACGTGGACAGCGCGGAAAACCTGGGACAGGCGCGCAGCTTCCTGACCCGGCACGAATACGCCCTGGTGCTGACCGATATGCGCCTGCCGGACGGCCTGGGCCTGGAGCTGGTGCGCGAAGTCTCCGCCGCCTGCAAGAACACCCCGATCGCCGTCGTCACCGCCTTCGGCAGCGCGGAAAACGCCGTGGTGGCGCTGAAGGCGGGCGCCTTCGACTATGTCAGCAAGCCGGTGCAGCTGGACCAGCTGCGCGTGCTGGTGCAGTCGGCGCTCAAGGTCAACCAGGCGCCGCCGCCGGCTGTACCCAGCCAGGGGCCGGTGCGCAGCCGCCTGCGCGGCAATTCGGCCGTGATCCAGGCCTTGCGCGCCCAGATCGGACGGCTGGCGCGCTCCATGGCGCCGATCGCCATCACCGGCGAATCGGGCAGCGGCAAGGAGCTGGCGGCGCGCGAAATCCACGCGCAAAGCTCGCGCGCCGAGCGCCCCTTCATCGCCGTCAACTGCGGCGCCATTCCCGAAGCGCTGATGGAGGCCGAGTTTTTCGGCTACCGCAAGGGCGCGTTCACCGGCGCCTCCGACGAGCGCGACGGCTTTTTCCAGGCCGCCCACGGCGGCACCCTGATGCTGGACGAGGTGGCCGACCTGCCCCTGGCGATGCAGGTCAAGCTGCTGCGCGCGATCCAGGAGCGGCGCGTGCGCAAGATCGGCGCCACGGCCGAGGAGCCGGTCGATGTGCGCATCATCAGCGCCACCCACCAGGATCTGGCGCGCTGCGTGGAGGAGGGCAAGTTCCGCCAGGACTTGTTCTACCGCCTGAATGTGATCGAACTCAGTCTGCCGCCGCTGCGCGAGCGGCTGGACGACCTGCCCGAGCTGACCGGCGCCATCCTCGAACGCCTGGGCAGTTTCGGCGGCACCCCGGTGCTGGGAGCGGGCGTGCTGGAGGCGCTGCGCGCCTATTCCTTCCCCGGCAATGTGCGCGAACTGGAAAACATCCTGGAGCGCGCCCTGGCGTTTTCCAGCGACGGCGTGATCGATGCTGCCGACCTGGCGCTCAAGGGCGCAGCGCCGGGACGCGCAGCGCCGCCCGCAGGCCAGCCGGTGGCCGCCGGTTTGCCGGCGCCGGCAGGCAATACAGCGCCTGCCGGGCCGCAGGCCGCGCCCGCCGATCCCGCGCCCCATGCCGCACCCCAAGCTGCTCCAGCGCCGCAGGCCGCCGCCGCGCCCCCGGTCGAGGCGCCGCCAGACGCCGCGCCGCTGGCGGCATCGCCCGGCGCGCCGGCCTTGCCGCCGCCGCTCGACGTCCTGCCCAGCAATCTGCCCGACTACCTGGCCCAGATCGAGCGCGCCATCATCCTGCGCGCCCTGGCCCAGACCCAGTTCAACCGCACCCAGGCCGCCCAGCTGCTGGGCATCAGTTTTCGCCAGCTACGCTACCAGATGCAAAAGCTGAATATCCAAGAGCCGGAATCCTGA
- a CDS encoding YjgN family protein yields the protein MDNMQAAWRQEDQARELKLEFSATGSEYFRIWIVNLLLSIVTLGIYSAWAKVRSNQYFYSSTRLDGSSFEYHGNPKAILKGRILALILLGGYNLAFKISPLLGLAMIVALAIVMPVLVWRSMQFKLYNTSYRGIRFGFDGDKRSAYIHYLWLPLLVSLSLGLAQPFVHQRVKRFQHSEARFGSTKFSFDASVGSFYRQYLIFFVFAFIGAIVFGIAGGLLGSVVGSVLPFDARAAIPLMAIGFVYLWLFSIWPLFQTRLQNLIWNHTQLGEHGFRSELAWGRLTFIYLTNLLGVIVTLGLFIPFAKVRALKYRLESASLLAAGSLDDFIAGVQQDVDSTGEGVADIIDLDLAL from the coding sequence ATGGATAATATGCAGGCAGCATGGCGGCAGGAAGACCAGGCGCGCGAACTCAAACTGGAATTCAGCGCCACCGGCAGCGAATATTTCCGCATCTGGATAGTCAATCTGCTGCTCAGCATTGTGACGCTTGGTATTTATTCGGCCTGGGCCAAGGTGCGCAGCAATCAATATTTTTATTCCAGCACCCGTTTGGATGGCAGCAGCTTTGAATATCACGGCAATCCGAAAGCGATTTTAAAAGGCCGCATTCTGGCGCTGATCCTGCTGGGCGGATATAACCTGGCGTTCAAGATTTCGCCCCTGCTCGGCCTGGCCATGATAGTGGCGCTGGCGATCGTGATGCCGGTGCTGGTCTGGCGCAGCATGCAGTTCAAGCTGTACAACACCAGCTACCGCGGCATCCGCTTCGGTTTCGACGGCGACAAGCGCAGCGCCTATATCCACTATCTATGGCTGCCGCTGCTGGTCAGCCTGTCGCTTGGCCTGGCCCAGCCTTTTGTGCACCAGCGCGTCAAACGCTTCCAGCACAGCGAAGCGCGTTTCGGCAGCACCAAGTTCAGCTTCGACGCCAGCGTGGGCAGCTTCTATCGTCAGTATCTGATCTTCTTTGTGTTCGCATTCATTGGCGCCATTGTGTTCGGCATTGCCGGCGGTTTGCTGGGAAGCGTCGTTGGCAGCGTGCTGCCGTTCGATGCGCGGGCGGCGATACCGCTGATGGCGATAGGTTTTGTCTATCTTTGGCTCTTCAGCATTTGGCCGCTGTTCCAGACCCGCCTGCAGAACCTGATCTGGAACCACACCCAGCTGGGCGAGCACGGCTTCCGCTCGGAACTGGCCTGGGGACGCCTGACCTTCATCTACCTCACCAATCTGCTGGGCGTCATCGTTACCCTGGGCCTGTTCATCCCCTTCGCCAAGGTGCGCGCGCTGAAATACCGTCTGGAGTCGGCCAGCTTGCTGGCGGCCGGCAGCCTGGATGACTTCATCGCCGGCGTGCAGCAGGACGTGGATTCGACCGGCGAAGGTGTGGCCGACATCATCGATCTGGACCTGGCGCTGTAA
- a CDS encoding PAS domain-containing sensor histidine kinase produces MSTRPQVLSAEARETFWRSLQTLTGTRVVIAIVLLLYLSFDSRGLRSAGDFFYAEICASYLVLALAFSLAALYWRRRFMLQLLSQIACDLAVISLLYVAGGGGRSGLAILYLFPLAGAAILAPLLLALFCTSLVTLFMLGESIYRGLLLELDASVLQAGLYGAAFFATVLVVNRMAARLIGQEELAVQRGIEIGVQQAVNRLVMSHAGDGVVVAGADGQIYGGNPAAQQMLGLVGLRLDFKLGSSPALHPLALAYADWRANPVLSTVFLSIKPYTDPALQDVTAAWSARRDMASHLKVRFVAADTAGLGIERNVIFLEDVTAIENQAQQLKLAAMGRLTASIAHEVRNPLAAIDHATSLLAEDVQGPVQMRLLKIVGDNVARVNRMVEDILQLSRKAQSHAEPLELPDFLAELKAEFDDVQGLDPRQLCIDGVAPATLRFDPLHLREVLLNLLSNAVRYASATPRSIRIFIVNMPGRALELHVQDDGPGISPEVRAHLFEPFHTTSSKGTGLGLYLARELCLNNEAMLDYEHRYDSEVNPDGSRKSSGRFVITFARSAAR; encoded by the coding sequence GTGAGCACCCGCCCGCAAGTGCTGTCAGCCGAAGCCCGCGAGACGTTCTGGCGCTCGCTGCAAACGCTGACCGGCACGCGGGTGGTGATCGCCATCGTCCTGCTGCTGTATCTGAGCTTCGATAGCCGTGGCCTGCGTTCGGCCGGGGATTTCTTCTATGCCGAGATCTGCGCCAGCTACCTGGTGCTGGCCCTGGCCTTCTCGCTGGCTGCCCTGTATTGGCGGCGCCGCTTCATGCTGCAGCTGCTGTCGCAGATCGCCTGCGACCTGGCCGTGATCTCCCTGCTCTACGTGGCGGGCGGTGGTGGACGCAGCGGCCTGGCTATCCTCTATCTCTTCCCACTGGCGGGGGCGGCGATCCTGGCGCCGCTGCTGCTGGCGCTGTTCTGCACTTCGCTGGTCACGCTGTTCATGCTGGGCGAAAGCATCTACCGCGGCCTGCTGCTCGAACTCGATGCTTCGGTGTTGCAGGCCGGCCTGTATGGCGCGGCCTTTTTCGCCACCGTGCTGGTGGTGAACCGCATGGCGGCGCGCCTGATCGGGCAGGAGGAGCTTGCGGTGCAGCGCGGCATCGAGATCGGTGTGCAGCAGGCCGTCAACCGCCTGGTGATGTCGCATGCCGGCGATGGCGTGGTGGTGGCGGGCGCCGACGGCCAGATTTATGGCGGCAATCCGGCCGCCCAGCAGATGCTTGGCCTGGTTGGTCTGCGCCTGGACTTCAAGCTGGGTAGCTCGCCCGCCCTGCATCCACTGGCCCTGGCTTATGCCGACTGGCGCGCCAATCCGGTTCTATCCACCGTTTTCCTGAGTATCAAGCCTTACACCGATCCGGCCCTGCAGGATGTGACTGCCGCCTGGAGCGCGCGGCGCGACATGGCCTCCCACCTCAAGGTGCGCTTCGTGGCCGCCGACACGGCCGGCCTGGGCATCGAGCGCAATGTGATCTTCCTGGAGGACGTGACGGCCATCGAAAACCAGGCGCAGCAACTGAAACTGGCGGCCATGGGGCGGCTCACGGCCAGCATCGCGCACGAGGTGCGCAATCCGCTGGCGGCCATCGACCACGCCACTTCGCTGCTGGCCGAGGACGTGCAAGGCCCGGTGCAGATGCGCCTCCTGAAGATCGTGGGCGACAATGTGGCGCGCGTGAACCGCATGGTTGAGGACATCCTGCAGCTCTCGCGCAAGGCGCAAAGCCATGCCGAGCCGCTGGAACTGCCCGACTTCCTGGCCGAGCTGAAGGCGGAATTCGACGATGTGCAGGGTCTCGACCCGCGCCAGCTGTGCATCGACGGCGTGGCGCCGGCCACGCTGCGCTTCGATCCGCTGCACCTGCGCGAGGTGCTGCTGAATTTACTCAGCAATGCGGTGCGCTATGCCAGCGCCACGCCGCGCAGCATCCGTATCTTTATTGTCAATATGCCGGGCCGGGCGCTGGAACTGCATGTGCAGGACGACGGCCCCGGCATCTCGCCCGAGGTGCGTGCCCACCTGTTTGAGCCTTTTCATACAACTTCGAGCAAGGGAACCGGGCTGGGTTTGTACCTGGCGCGCGAATTGTGTTTGAATAATGAGGCGATGCTGGACTATGAGCACCGCTACGATTCCGAGGTGAACCCGGACGGCAGCCGCAAGTCGAGTGGCCGTTTCGTGATTACATTCGCGCGGTCCGCCGCGCGCTGA
- a CDS encoding ABC transporter ATP-binding protein, with the protein MSHILVQDVSKVFKTDSREVVALKDIALEIPQGQFVCLLGPSGCGKSTLLNAVAGFSLPSSGRITVDGREVTAPGPERGMVFQEYALFPWMTVAENIAFGLEIKGLDKARIKATVDQLLQMLSLGDFRSRYPKDLSGGMRQRVAIARVLALDSPIMLMDEPFGALDALTRRNLQDELLRIWAELKKTIIFVTHSIEEAIYLADRIVVMTYRPGTVKRDLLVELPRLRDPASADFNALKRDLGQLVMEEQQRHHNDELRLAAID; encoded by the coding sequence ATGAGTCATATCCTGGTGCAGGACGTCAGCAAGGTGTTCAAGACCGACAGCCGCGAAGTGGTGGCGCTGAAAGATATCGCGCTGGAGATCCCGCAAGGCCAGTTCGTCTGCCTGCTGGGGCCATCGGGCTGCGGCAAGTCGACGCTGCTGAACGCGGTGGCCGGCTTCTCCCTGCCCAGCAGCGGCCGCATCACCGTCGATGGGCGCGAGGTGACGGCGCCCGGCCCCGAGCGCGGCATGGTGTTCCAGGAATACGCCCTGTTCCCCTGGATGACGGTGGCCGAAAACATCGCCTTCGGCCTCGAAATCAAGGGCTTGGACAAGGCCCGCATCAAAGCCACGGTCGACCAGCTACTGCAGATGCTTTCGCTGGGCGACTTCCGCAGCCGCTACCCGAAAGACCTGTCCGGCGGCATGCGCCAGCGCGTCGCCATCGCCCGCGTGCTGGCGCTGGACTCCCCCATCATGCTGATGGATGAACCGTTTGGCGCCCTCGACGCCCTGACCCGCCGCAACCTGCAGGATGAGTTGCTGCGCATCTGGGCCGAGCTGAAAAAGACCATCATCTTCGTCACGCACAGCATTGAAGAAGCCATTTACCTGGCCGACCGCATCGTCGTCATGACTTACCGCCCCGGCACGGTCAAGCGCGACCTGCTGGTCGAACTGCCGAGGCTGCGCGACCCCGCCTCCGCCGACTTCAACGCCCTCAAGCGCGACCTCGGCCAGCTCGTGATGGAAGAGCAGCAGCGCCACCACAACGACGAGCTCCGCCTCGCCGCCATTGACTAA
- a CDS encoding PP0621 family protein, whose translation MTRILFWLALIFLVIAAIRSKLKSASRPPERQPGRSRAAEAPPQAEAMLCCTHCGVHYPASENVVSDGRNYCSPAHAGLPAP comes from the coding sequence ATGACACGTATTTTGTTCTGGCTGGCCCTGATCTTCCTGGTCATCGCCGCCATCCGCAGCAAGCTGAAGTCGGCCAGCCGGCCGCCAGAGCGGCAGCCGGGCCGGTCGCGCGCCGCCGAGGCGCCGCCCCAGGCCGAGGCCATGCTGTGCTGCACCCACTGCGGCGTGCATTATCCGGCCTCGGAAAACGTGGTCTCCGATGGCCGCAATTACTGCAGTCCCGCCCACGCCGGTTTGCCGGCGCCCTGA